Below is a genomic region from Pseudomonas svalbardensis.
TGGGAACGCCGTGAGTTGATGAACCAGTACTTCGACACACCTGAGCGCGACCTGGCCCGCGCCAAGGTTGCCCTGCGCCTGCGCCGCGATGGCGAAGAAGTGATTCAGACCCTCAAGACCCGCGGCCAGAGCGTTGCCGGTCTGTCGGTGCGTAACGAATACGACTGGAACCTGCCCAAAGCCAAGCTCGACGTGAAGAAACTCGACGGCGAATGCTGGCCCGAAGAACTCGCCGAGCTGGACAAGAAAACCCTGAAGGCTATCTTTACCACCGATTTCGTCCGCGAACGCGCTGAAATCGCTTGGGGCCGTGGCAAGACCAAAGTGGTCATCGAAGCCGCGCTCGACCTCGGCCACGTGGTGGTCGGCAAGCAGAAAGAAGAAATCTGCGAACTGGAGCTGGAACTGCGCGAAGGCGAGCCGGCCGCTTTGCTGGAACTGGCCGCCGAACTGGCCGCGACCCTGGCCCTGATGCCATGTGACATCAGCAAGGCCGAACGCGGTTATCGCTTGTACGACGCCAACAGCTACTCGCTGAGCCTGCCGGCGCCGCAGATCACCGCCGAAACCCCGCTGGACGACGCTTTCGCCGCGCTGAGCTGGCACTTGCTGAGCAGCAGCCAGCGTCTGGCCGAGCAGTATCGCTTCAATGGCCACTGGCGCCTGTTGCAGGACTGGATCGAAAACCTGGCTGAATTGCGCGCGCTGCTGAGCAGCCTGGGTCAAGCCGCACCGCGTCAGTCGACGCACGATCTGCGGGTTGCGCTGGATGCCTTGCTGGAAGACTGGCGTCCGCTGGTGCAAGCCGGTGTCGACGACGAAGACGTGCGCAAAGCCGCGCCGGAGCAGTTCCTCGAAGAACTGGAAGATCCGCGTTGGGGCTTGTTCTCCTTGAACACTTCGCGCTGGTTGCTGGCCCGCACCTGGGCCGCCGATCGCAACGTCCGCGGCAATCGCCAAGGCGCTGCGCAACTGGGCAGCTGGCTGCCGCGCCTGCTGGGTGAAGAAGCGACTTCGCTGCAGTTGCAGCGTTATCAGCAACAGCCGGAAGACCTGGCCGAACAACTGCCGCGCATCGAGCGCATACAGGCCTGGCTGCACCACGCCCGCAGCGTGCTGGACATCCCGGAAATGGATCGCCTGTACGGTGAGCTGAAACAGCTTGCTCTGCTAGCGAACGAGCCGATCACCGATGAATCGCTGGATGCGCGCAAGCAGCAAGCGATTGCGGTGTATCAGAATCGTGCGTGGAAGATGCTGTTGCGCATGTGATACCGCCTTCGCGAGCAGGCTCGCTCCCACAGGGGGATCTGTGCCAGACACACATCCCCCTGTGGGAGCGAGCCTGCTCGCGAAGAGGCCAGCCCGGTCACCGAAAAACTCAGACCGGCAAACTCGTCGTGGATTTGATTTCCGACAACGCCACGATCGAGTTCACCTCCTGAATCCCCGGCACCATCGACAGCTTCTCGAAGAAGAAGCGCTCATACGCCTCAATGTCCGCCGTCACAATCCGCAGCAAAAAATCCACCGACCCCATCAGCACATAACACTCCAGTACTTCGGGAAAGCCGCGAATCGCCTCGGTGAATTCAGTGAAGTTCGAACGCCCGTGAGCGTTGAGTTTGATTTCAGCGAAGATCTGCGTGTTAAGCCCGATTTTCTTCCGATCGAGCAAGGTCACCTGCCCGCGAATGATCCCCTCCTCCTTCATCCGCTGTATCCGTCGCCAGCACGGCGACTGCGACAACCCCACCTGTTCCGCAATCTGCGCACTGGAAAGTGAAGCGTCCTCTTGCAGCAACGCGAGAATCTTGCGGTCGTAGCCATCCAGCTCGCTATGCATAAAAAAACCTTTGATTGATAACTTGTCGAATCAAGCAATTCAAATAATCGCCAATAAGCCCAATCATAGATAAGAAATGCCCGGCACCGAATGTAAAAATTCCTCCAGTGATTTTGGAGTACGACCATGCCGCATCTAGAAGCCGTAAACACCCCGCACACCCGCGCCGATGTCTGGAACGTCAGCAACGCCCACTGCCGCGTTCACTATCAAGTGCTGGCCGAGGCCGAACCGGATCTGCTGTGCCGGGCGCTCAACCTGTTCGCCTTGCAGTTTCTGACGCCGCAACAGGTCAACGTGCAGCGGATGGACGATCTGCTGTCGATCGACATCGTGATGGACGGCCTGAGCTGGCACCGCGCCCAGGTGATCGCAGAAAAATTACGTAACCTGATCAGCGTCTGTTCGGTTGAGCTGCAAGCCGCTGATTGCGCGTGGGATGAACCGGCTCAGGCGGCGGGCTGAAAAAATTCGACACGGCTTCGTCGGGTAGTGGCCCAACGGTCTGCGGCTCCGCGACTATCCTTTGCGAACTGTTGTTCATGAGGAGCCCGCATGTCCGTTCACCTTGCCATTCAGGACCGCTGGCTGGATCTCAATGATTTGCTGCGTGAACTGGTCGCCCAAGGCTTTATCAGCCAGGACTCGGCCGAACACGCGCTCAATGCCCGACGCCGCCACGCCGCCAATGGCCAGATGCACCCACTGGAATTCATCGCCAGCCAACACCTGGACGACCTCAGCCGCCCCGGTAAACCCCTCGATCTGGAAAGCCTGACGCTTTGGCTGTCGCAGCAGGCCGGTCAGCCTTATCTGCGTATCGACCCGCTGAAAATCAACGTTGCGGCGATTACGCCGCTGATGTCCTACGCGTTCGCCCAGCGCCACAAGATTCTTGCGGTGTCTATCGACCGCGAAGCAGTCACCGTGGCCAGCGCCCAGCCTTACGTCACCGGTTGGGAAGCCGACCTGACCCATGTGCTGAAGCTGCCGATCAAGCGTGTGGTCGCCAACCCGGTCGACATCCAGCGCTTCAGCGTGGAGTTTTTCCGTCTGGCCAAATCGGTCAGCGGTGCGACCAACGCCGATCAGCAGATGAACACATTGGGCAATTTCGAGCAGCTACTGAACCTCGGCGCGAGCGATCAGGAACCGGACGCCAACGACGCGCACATCGTCAACATCGTCGACTGGTTGTTCCAGTACGCGTTCCAGCAACGCGCCAGCGATATCCACATCGAACCCCGGCGCGAACAAGGCACGGTGCGCTTTCGTATCGACGGCGTGCTGCACAACGTCTATCAATTTCCGCCGCAAGTGACCATGGCCATCGTCAGCCGCCTGAAAAGCCTCGGGCGGATGAACGTCGCGGAAAAACGCAAACCCCAGGACGGCCGGGTGAAAACCAAAACCCCGGACGGTGGCGAAGTCGAGTTGCGGCTATCGACATTGCCTACTGCATTCGGCGAAAAAATGGTCATGCGGATCTTCGACCCGGAGGTACTGCTCAAGAATTTCGATCAGCTGGGCTTCTCCGCCGACGACTTGCGCCGCTGGAAGGACATGACGAGCCAGCCCAATGGCATCATTCTGGTCACCGGCCCGACCGGTTCCGGCAAGACCACCACGCTGTACACCACCCTGAAAAAACTGGCGACGCCGGAGGTCAACCTCTGCACCATCGAAGACCCGATCGAAATGGTCGAGCCAGCCTTCAATCAGATGCAGGTCCAGCACAACATCGACCTGACCTTCGCCGCCGGTGTGCGCGCGCTGATGCGACAGGACCCGGACATCATCATGATCGGTGAGATCCGTGATCTGGAAACCGCTGAAATGGCGATCCAGGCTGCGCTCACGGGCCACCTGGTGCTGTCGACGCTGCACACCAACGATGCGCCGAGCGCCATCAGCCGCTTGCTGGAACTGGGTGTGCCGCATTACCTGATCAAAGCCACGGTGCTCGGCGTCATGGCCCAGCGCCTGGTCCGCACCTTGTGCCCGCATTGCAAGGCACCGCTGACCCTGGGCGAAGAAGACTGGCAAACCTTGACCCGGCCCTGGCAGGCACCGTTGCCGAACAACGCACAGCGCGCCATTGGTTGCCTGGAATGCCGCGATACCGGTTACCGCGGCCGCGCCGGGGTCTACGAAATCATGCAGCTGACGGACGGCGTCAAAGCGCTGATCAACCCCGACACCGATTTGCTGGCGGTGCGGCGTCAGGCGTTCAAGGAAGGCATGCGCAGTTTGCGATTGTCAGGGGCGCAAAAAGTCGCAGCGGGTTTGACGACGATTGAGGAGGTATTGCGGGTGACGCCGCAGAGTGAGCAGAAATAGCTGCGCTACCAGTCGGCCAGGCCCAATCCGGTATTGGGCAAACGAATCTGTTGATGAGCCGCTATGGAACTCGATTGGGGGATTGGCAATCAAACGCCGTAGTTAACCCAGTGGAGTCACCCAATATGCGTCTCAAACTTGCTGTCGCTACCATCGCCTTGTTGTCCCTTCCTGTTGGTTCGGCGATGGCCGATAGCTTTTGGCGTAACGTCATCTCATCCGGTGCGACCACCGGTTCGACCTACCTGACCTTCAAGGATCACAAGCTGATCGTTGCCGCCCAGGACGATGCTGGCAGCTTTGTCGCCAGTGACGGCGGCATTCGCGGCCCATACCTGGAGGCCGCGATGCAGAAAGTCCGCGCCGACAACCCTGGCCTGCAGGCCACGGACATGGAACTGGCGAACGCAATCCTGGCGAAGAATGCCGTCGCTTCGAATTAAGATGTACTGCTGAACAAAAATGCCGCTCTCAATGAGCGGCATTTTTTTGAACCAGAGAAATTGCACAGCTATTTCCTACGTAGGCTAACGCCAAAACACTGACATACAGACGAGTTTTCACCGACCTACTGATGAAAGCTCTGATATGAGCGCCAGACGTGCGAACTCAAACTTTGTCGATTCGGATTACCCCCACAAGCGAATCGACTCACATGAAAAAACCAGTCTTATCTTTACTTCTGCTGGCCGCCTACAGTCACGTTTCCCACGCGGAAGGCCTGTACGGCTCGATAAAAATCCAGAGTGTCCAGCAAGACCTTGCCGACGCCCTGCTCACAAGTCCCAGGGTGAACAGCCGTATCGTCAGTCCGGAGCGCAACAAAGATGTCGGCGGCTCCGTTGCGCTCGGCTATGAGTTCATAGGTGGCTGGCGCCTGGAAAGCGAGTACACCATCAAGCAGGACTCGGAGTTCATGAGTTACTGGGCGCCATTCAACGCCAACGTTAACAACATGCAGGTCTCATCCAAGCGTCTGATGTTCAATGCCTATAAGGACTTCCGCTTGACCCAAAGCCTATCGCTGTACGCCATGGCCGGCGCAGGCGTGGCCCATATCAAATCCGAAGGCTATCAGTCCAACCCTTCACGTCGATTTGCCAACAATACCCAAAACAATTTCGCCTACACCCTGGGCGTCGGTGCAGACCTCAAACTGACCCGGCAAATTACCGTCGGCACCGGCTACCGCTATGTCGACATGGGTAAGGTTGAAACCGGCTATAACACCTTCGCCAACCGCATCAATGCGCGGGACGAACAACTAAAGGGCAAGCTTCGAGAGCAGAATCTTTACGTTGAAGCGCGGATGTCGTTCTGATTCATGACTCAAAAAAATGCAGCTCTCCATGAGCGGCATTTTTTTGCCCGAATACAAAACGGTGCGTCAGCGGTAATCATCCACCGGGACGCAAGCGCAAAACAGGTTCCGATCGCCGTAGACATTGTCCACCCGGTTCACCACCGGCCAGTACTTATGCGCCTTGGTGTGAGCATCCGGCGTCACCGCCTGCTCGATGCTGTAGGGTCGCTCCCACACCCCGGTGATATCCGCCAAGGTGTGCGGCGAACGTTTCAGCGGGTTGTCATCGGCCGGCCAGTTGCCGTTCTGCACCTCGGTGATTTCCGCGCGGATACTCAGCATCGCCCCGATAAACCGGTCCAGCTCCGCCTTCGATTCACTTTCGGTGGGCTCAACCATCAACGTCCCCGGTACCGGAAACGACATGGTCGGCGCATGGAAGCCATAGTCCATCAGCCGCTTGGCGACGTCCTCCTCGCTGATCCCGGTCAGCGCCTTGAGTGGCCGCAGGTCAAGAATGCATTCGTGAGCCACCCGCTGGTTGCGCCCGGTGTAAAGCACCGGAAACGCCCCGGACAAGTGCTGCGCCAGGTAATTCGCGGCGAGAATCGCCACCTCACTGGCATCCGCCAATTGCGGCCCCATCATCGCAATGTACATCCAGCTGATCGGCAGGATGCTCGCGCTGCCCCAAGGCGCCGCGCTGACTGCGCCGTTTTGCGCTAATGGCCCGTCGATCGGCACCACCGGGTGATTGGCCACGAATGGCGCCAGATGCGCCCGCACACCAATCGGCCCCATGCCCGGCCCGCCGCCACCATGTGGAATGCAGAAAGTCTTGTGCAGGTTCATGTGGGACACGTCGGCACCAATGTCCGCCGGGCGCGCCAGTCCGACCTGGGCGTTGAGGTTGGCGCCATCCATGTACACCTGGCCGCCGTGGCTGTGGATAACTTCGCAGATTTCGCTGATGCCTTCCTCGTATACGCCGTGGGTCGATGGGTACGTCGCCATCAGGCAAGCGAGTTTGTCTCCGGCCTCTGCGGCTTTGCCTTTGAGGTCATCCAGATCAACGTTGCCCGCCTCGTCGCATTCGACGATCACCACCCGCATCCCGGCCATCTGCGCCGACGCCGGGTTGGTGCCGTGGGCCGAGGACGGGATCAGGCAAATATCCCGCGCGCCCTCATGACGACTCTCGTGATATTTGCGGATCGCCAGCAACCCGGCGTACTCGCCTTGGGCGCCAGAGTTGGGTTGCATACAGATCGCGTCGTAACCGGTAATCGCGCAGAGCCAGCGCTCCAACTCTTCGATCATCAACGAATAACCGACCGCCTGCACTTTCGGCACAAACGGGTGCAGGTTGGCGAACTGCGGCCACGTGATCGGGATCATCTCACTGGTGGCGTTGAGCTTCATGGTGCAGGAGCCCAGCGGGATCATCGATTGATTGAGCGCCAGGTCCTTGTTCTCCAGTTGCTTGAGGTAGCGCAGCATCTCGGTTTCGCTGTGATGGGCGCTGAAGACCGGGTGGCGCAGATAAGGCGAGGTACGTAGCAGACCTGCGGGAATACCGGAAGCAAGGGCTTCAGCGTCCAGTTCGTCGACGTTAAACCCGTGATCGGAACCGAGGAACACATCAAACAACTTCGCGACGGTGGATTCGTCAGAGGTTTCGTCGAGGCTCAGCCCCAACTGCCCACGCCCGAGGATGCGCAAGTTGATCTGTGCGGCCTGGGCGCTTTCGATGATTGCCGTCTGAGTACCACCGACCTCCAGCGTCAGCGTGTCGAAAAAGTGTGTGTTGAGGCGGGTGATGCCGCGGCGCTCCAGGCCAGCGGCGAGGATGCTGGTCAGCCGATGGACGCGTTGGGCAATGCGTTTGAGCCCATCCGGACCGTGGTAGACCGCATAGAAACTGGCAATGTTGGCCAGTAGCACCTGAGCGGTGCAAATGTTCGAGTTGGCCTTCTCCCGGCGGATATGTTGCTCGCGGGTTTGCAGGGCCATGCGCAGGGCGACGTTGGCGCGAGCATCTTTCGACACGCCGATGATCCGCCCGGGAATCGCCCGTTTGTACTCATCGCGACTGGCAAAAAACGCCGCGTGAGGGCCGCCGTAACCCATGGGCACGCCGAAACGCTGGGATGAACCGAACACCACGTCAGCGCCCAACTCCCCCGGCGGCGTCAGCAACAGCAGACTCAGCAGATCGGTTGCGACACACGCCAAGGCTTGCTGCGCATGCAGATGATCGATCAAGGGACGAAGATCGCGGATTTCGCCGTGGGTGTCGGGATATTGCAGGAGCGCGCCGAACACCTGGTGCTGCTTCAAGTTATCCACAGTGTCGATGATCAGCTCGAAGCCGAACCCTTCTGCTCGTGTCTGCACCACGGAAATGGTCTGCGGATGACAGTTTTCGTCGACGAAGAACAGATTGCTTCTGGACTTGGCGACACGCTTGGCCAATGCCATGGCTTCCGCCGCCGCCGTAGCTTCGTCCAGCAGCGAGGCGTTGGCCAGTTCCAGGCCCGTGAGGTCGATGGTCAATTGCTGGAAGTTCAGCAGCGCTTCGAGCCGCCCTTGGGCGATCTCTGGTTGATACGGCGTGTATGCGGTGTACCAACCGGGATTTTCCAGCACGTTGCGCACAATAACGGTCGGCGTAAGGGTGCCGTGGTAGCCCATGCCGATCAGGCTGGTCCAGACCTGGTTTTGCTCGGCGTAACCGCGCAGTTTGGCCAGCGCGGCTTCTTCGTCGAGGGCAGGCGGCAGGTCGAGCGGCCTGTTCAGGCGGATTCCCGGCGGCACCGTCTGCTCGATCAGCTCGACCCGGCTGCCGAGGCCGAGGCTGTCGAGCATCGCCTGTTGCTCGGCGGCATCGGGCCCGAGGTGGCGGCGGAGGAAGGCATTGGGGTCGCGTAACTGGCTCAAGGACGGCAACTGGGACATGACGGGCTCTCTCTTGACTGGCGCTCAGCGTCGATGCAACACGGTCAAACCAGCATAGCAGTCGATGTCGCTGTACCCCTTGATAATGAAAAAGCCCCGACTAGTCGGGGCTTTGGGGGTGACGCTAAACGCTTACTCGCCGATGGCGGATTTGTAGCCAGCTGCATCGAGCAGCTTGTCCAGATCGCCAGCGTTGCTTGGCTTGAGCTTGAAGATCCAGGCACCGTACGGGTCGGAGTTGAGCAACTCAGGGTTGGCGCTCAGTTCTTCATTGATGGCAATCACTTCACCGGCAACCGGGGAGTAGATGTCCGAAGCGGCTTTAACCGACTCCACCACACCGGATTGATCACCGGCAGCGAAGACTGTTCCGACTTCGGTCAGCTCAACGAACACCACGTCACCCAAGGCTTCCTGAGCGTGATCGCTGATGCCCACGGTGACGCTGCCATCGGCTTCGAGACGGGCCCACTCGTGACTTTCGGCAAAACGCAGGTCGGCAGGAATATCGCTCATGTTCTATGTCCTCAAGAGAATTGTCAGCGGTCGTTGCCCGCCAGAAAAGGTTAGATCAAGGTTTTGCCATGGCGTACGAAGGTCGGTTTGACCACTCGGACCGGGTACCACTTGCCACGGATTTCCACTTCTGCGCGGTCGGCTGTTGCCATCGGCACGCGCGCCAGTGCTATCGACTTGCTAAGCGTAGGAGAGAAACTACCACTGGTGATCTCCCCTTCGCCAACATTGGCGATGCGGACCACTTGATGAGCGCGCAAAACCCCACGCTCCTCAAGGACCAGACCGACCAGTTTGTGCTGCACGCCACCCGCCCGTTCGGCTTCCAGAGCACTGCGACCTATGAACTGGCGAGTGGCCGGCTCCCAGGCAATGCTCCAGGCCATGTTGGAGGCCAGCGGTGAAACGTCTTGGTGAATGTCCTGACCGTAGAGGTTCATACCGGCTTCGACCCGCAGCGTATCGCGCGCCCCGAGGCCGATCGGCGAGATGCCCGCGCCCACCAGATCGTTGAAGAATCCTGGCGCTTGATTGGCCGGCAGCACGATTTCCAGGCCATCTTCGCCGGTGTAGCCCGTGCGTGCGATGAACCAGTCACCATCGGCCTGGCCTTCGAAAGGCTTGAGCATCTGAATCAGGTTGCCGCGGGACTGGGTCACCAGTTCGGAGATTTTATGCCGGGCCTGGGGACCTTGAATGGCCAGCATCGCCAGCTCGGAGCGCTCGTTGAGCCGCACCTTGAAACCATCGATATGGGCCTGCATCCAGGCGAGGTCCTGATTACGGGTGGAGGCGTTGACCACCAGCCGATAACCTTCGTCGAGACGGTAGACGATCATGTCGTCGACGATGCCGCCGCGCTTGTTGAGCATGGTGCTGTACAAGGCACGGCCAGGGCTGTGCAGACGTTCGACGTCATTGGCCAGCAAATGCTGGAGCCAGGCCTTGGCCTGAGGGCCGCTGACATCGATCACGGTCATGTGGGACACATCGAAAACCCCGCAATCGCGACGCACCTGATGGTGTTCCTCGACCTGCGAGCCGTAATGCAAAGGCATATCCCAACCGCCAAAATCGACCATCTTCGCGCCGAGGGCGAGATGAAGGTCATACAGAGGCGTGCGCTGTCCCATGGGTTTCTCCTTCCGGGCGTGGCGAAGGTGCGGGCCGGTGCTGCACGGGGTGAAAGCCTTGAAATAGAAGGCTTTCAGCCGATTTCAGCTACCTGATCCGTAGGACGGACCGCACCGAATGCCGCGCATTGTAGCCTCAAGGTGTAGGACTGGCACCTAGGCGTTTCGATGCGCTGAACGTCGAATCAATCCGATGACCGGTAGCAGGCCGACCAAAACCAGAGTCAAGGCCGGCAAAGAGGCCCTCGCCCACTCGCCTTCGCTGGTCATTTCGAAGATGCGCACCGCCAGCGTATCCCAGCCAAACGGGCGCATCAGAAGGGTCGCGGGCATTTCCTTGAGCACATCGACGAACACCAGCAACGCAGCGCTCAACGTTCCTGGCAGCAATAACGGCAGATACACTTTGAAAAACAGTCGTGGCCCACTGACGCCAAGGCTACGTGCCGCTTCGGGCAAAGATGGCCGTATTCGCGCCAGACTGCTTTCCAGCGGCCCATAAGCCACCGCGATGAAACGCACCAGATAGGCCAGCAACAACGCCGAGAGGCTGCCCAGCAACAATGGCTTGCCGGCGCCGCCCAACCAGCCCGATAACGGGATCACCAGTTCGCGATCCAGGTAACTGAACGCCAGCATGATCGACACCGCCAGCACCGAACCCGGCAAGGCGTAGCCGAGGTTGGCCAGGCTGATGCCGGAGCGGATCGCTCGGGTCGGAGCCTGGCGCCGGGCAAACGCCAGCACTAAAGCAACACTGACGGTGATCAGCGCCGCCATGCCGCCCAGGTACAACGTATGGACGATCAACCCCGCGTAACGCTCATCCAGGTCGAAGCGCCCGCGCTGCCAGAACCACACCACCAGTTGAAGCACTGGAATGACGAAAGCGCAGGCGAACACCAGACTGCACCAACTCATGGCCGCCAGCGCCTTGAAACCGCGCAGGTGATACAGCGCCTTGACCCGAGGTCGTTCGTTACTCGCCCGGTTGGCCCCGCGAGCACGACGCTCGCCGTACATCACGACCATCACCACCAGCAGCAACAGGCTGGCGAGTTGCGCGGCGGTGGAGAGGCTGAAAAATCCGTACCAGGTCTTGTAGATGGCGGTCGTGAACGTGTCGAAGTTGAACACCGACACCGCACCGAAGTCTGCCAGGGTTTCCATCAACGCCAGCGCCACGCCAGCGCCGATGGCCGGGCGCGCCATGGGCAGCGCGACTCGCCAGAACGCTTGCCACGGGGATTGCCCCAGGACTCGCGCCGCTTCCATCAGGCCTTTGCCCTGAGCCAGGAACGCGGTTCGCGCCAACAGGTAAACGTAAGGATAGAAGACCAGCACCAGCACCAGAATCACACCGCCGGTGGAGCGCACGCGCGGCAACCTCAAGCCCGTGCCGAACCATTCGCGCAACAGGGTTTGCACGGGGCCGGCAAAATCCAACAGGCCGACGAAGACGAATGCCAGCACATAAGCGGGAATGGCGAATGGCAGCATCAGCGCCCAGTCCAGCCAACGCCGACCGGGGAATTCGCAGAGGCTGGTGAGCCAGGCGAGGCTCACACCCAAGAGCGTCACGCCGATACCGACGCCGAGCACCAGGGTCAGGGTATTGCTTAGCAAGCGCGGCATCTGGGTATCCCAGAGGTGGGACCAGATTTGATGATCGATGGTTTGCCATGACAACAGCAAAACGCTAAGTGGCAGCAGGACCAGCGCAGCGATGGCGAAGACCAGGGGATACCAGCGGCGTTGGGCGGGGTGGGCCACGTTAAGGTCTCTGAGACGGTGAGTTTGGTGTCTGGGCTCCAAGATCGCCCCCTCACCCTAACCCTCTCCCCAAAGGGGCGAGGGGACTGACCGCGGCGTTTAGTTGAAATCCTGCGACTTGAAATTTCAAAGTCGAACTCAGGAATTGAAAAGCATAAAGATCAGCTCCCTTTCCCCCTCTCCCCCGTGGGGAGAGGGATGGGCGGGCGGCGTTCCGATGAGGGGTGGATCTTGAAGCTAACGAAAGAATACCGCCAGATTCAGTTCCAACCCGCCCGATCCATCATCCGAATCGCTTCAGCCTGACGCTTGCCGGCAATTTCCACAGGCAAGGTATCGGCGACAAACTTGCCCCAACTCGCCACCTCAGCAGACGGCTGAACGGCAGGGTTGGCCGGGAATTCCTGGTTCACGTCAGCAAAGATCTTCTGCGCTTCAGGTGTGGTCATCCATTCCACCAAGGCCTTGGCTGCTTCCGGGTGCGGAGCATGTTTGGTCAGGCCGATGCCCGACAGGTTCACGTGCACGCCACGATCACCCTGGTTCGGCCAGAACAGCTTCACCGCCAGATCAGGCTTCTGCTTGTGCAGACGACCGTAGTAGTACGTGTTGACGATGCCGACGTCGCATTGACCCGCGTTGATGGCCTCCAGCACCGCGATGTCATCCGAGAACACGTCGGTGGACAGGTTACTCACCCAGCCCTTGAGAATTTTCTCGGTTTTGTCGGCGCCATGGACTTCGATCATGGTGGCGGTCAGTGACTGGTTGTAGACCTTCTTCGCTGTGCGCAGGCACAGGCGACCTTCCCAGTTCTTGTCGGCCAGACCTTCGTAGGTGGTCAACTCACCGGGTTTCACCCGATCGGTGGAGTAAGCGATGGTCCTCGCCCGCAGGCTCAGGCCAGTCCAGGCATGAGCGGATGAGCGGTATTGCAGCGGGATGTTGGCGTCGATCACCTTGGAGGTGAACGGTTGCAGGATGCCCATTTGCTCGGCCTGCCAGAGGTTGCCGGCATCGACGGTCAGCAGCAGATCCGCGGTGGCGTTCTCGCCCTCGGCCTTGATCCGCTGCATCAGCGGCGCTTCCTTGTCGGTGATGAACTTCACCTGCACGCCGGTTTTCGCGGTGTAGGCATCGAAGACCGGTTTGATCAGCTCGTCGATACGCGAGGAGTAAACCACCACCTCGTCAGCGGCCTGGGCTGCGGTGCTGCCAATCAGGGTCAGGGCGAGTGCGGTCAGTAGACGCTTCGGTACCAGCATGGGAGCGATCTCTCGATTGGAAAAGTGAGGTCAAATGATATGGACTCACATTTACGTTCTCAATCGAACAGTTGGCGGAGGCGTTACCAGATGTTGCGCGCAGCCCTGCAAGGGTGAGTCAGGCCTTGGCGAGTGCCGGTAGATCCCCGGTCAATCCCAGTGCTTCGCGCACGAATAGCGCCTTGGCTTCGGGCATCTGGTCGACCATCTTCAACCCGGCATTACGCAACCAGCGAATCGGCAACGGATCAGCCTGGAACAGGCGTTCGAAGCCTTCCATCGCCGCCATCAATGCCAGGTTGTGGGGCATGCGCCGACGTTCGTAACGGCTGAGCACTTTCACATCCGCCAGACGCTCGCCACGCACGGCCGCTTGCAACAGCACTTCGGCCAGCACGGCCGCATCGAGAAAAC
It encodes:
- the gcvP gene encoding aminomethyl-transferring glycine dehydrogenase, translating into MSQLPSLSQLRDPNAFLRRHLGPDAAEQQAMLDSLGLGSRVELIEQTVPPGIRLNRPLDLPPALDEEAALAKLRGYAEQNQVWTSLIGMGYHGTLTPTVIVRNVLENPGWYTAYTPYQPEIAQGRLEALLNFQQLTIDLTGLELANASLLDEATAAAEAMALAKRVAKSRSNLFFVDENCHPQTISVVQTRAEGFGFELIIDTVDNLKQHQVFGALLQYPDTHGEIRDLRPLIDHLHAQQALACVATDLLSLLLLTPPGELGADVVFGSSQRFGVPMGYGGPHAAFFASRDEYKRAIPGRIIGVSKDARANVALRMALQTREQHIRREKANSNICTAQVLLANIASFYAVYHGPDGLKRIAQRVHRLTSILAAGLERRGITRLNTHFFDTLTLEVGGTQTAIIESAQAAQINLRILGRGQLGLSLDETSDESTVAKLFDVFLGSDHGFNVDELDAEALASGIPAGLLRTSPYLRHPVFSAHHSETEMLRYLKQLENKDLALNQSMIPLGSCTMKLNATSEMIPITWPQFANLHPFVPKVQAVGYSLMIEELERWLCAITGYDAICMQPNSGAQGEYAGLLAIRKYHESRHEGARDICLIPSSAHGTNPASAQMAGMRVVIVECDEAGNVDLDDLKGKAAEAGDKLACLMATYPSTHGVYEEGISEICEVIHSHGGQVYMDGANLNAQVGLARPADIGADVSHMNLHKTFCIPHGGGGPGMGPIGVRAHLAPFVANHPVVPIDGPLAQNGAVSAAPWGSASILPISWMYIAMMGPQLADASEVAILAANYLAQHLSGAFPVLYTGRNQRVAHECILDLRPLKALTGISEEDVAKRLMDYGFHAPTMSFPVPGTLMVEPTESESKAELDRFIGAMLSIRAEITEVQNGNWPADDNPLKRSPHTLADITGVWERPYSIEQAVTPDAHTKAHKYWPVVNRVDNVYGDRNLFCACVPVDDYR
- the gcvH gene encoding glycine cleavage system protein GcvH, whose translation is MSDIPADLRFAESHEWARLEADGSVTVGISDHAQEALGDVVFVELTEVGTVFAAGDQSGVVESVKAASDIYSPVAGEVIAINEELSANPELLNSDPYGAWIFKLKPSNAGDLDKLLDAAGYKSAIGE
- the gcvT gene encoding glycine cleavage system aminomethyltransferase GcvT, which codes for MGQRTPLYDLHLALGAKMVDFGGWDMPLHYGSQVEEHHQVRRDCGVFDVSHMTVIDVSGPQAKAWLQHLLANDVERLHSPGRALYSTMLNKRGGIVDDMIVYRLDEGYRLVVNASTRNQDLAWMQAHIDGFKVRLNERSELAMLAIQGPQARHKISELVTQSRGNLIQMLKPFEGQADGDWFIARTGYTGEDGLEIVLPANQAPGFFNDLVGAGISPIGLGARDTLRVEAGMNLYGQDIHQDVSPLASNMAWSIAWEPATRQFIGRSALEAERAGGVQHKLVGLVLEERGVLRAHQVVRIANVGEGEITSGSFSPTLSKSIALARVPMATADRAEVEIRGKWYPVRVVKPTFVRHGKTLI
- a CDS encoding ABC transporter permease gives rise to the protein MAHPAQRRWYPLVFAIAALVLLPLSVLLLSWQTIDHQIWSHLWDTQMPRLLSNTLTLVLGVGIGVTLLGVSLAWLTSLCEFPGRRWLDWALMLPFAIPAYVLAFVFVGLLDFAGPVQTLLREWFGTGLRLPRVRSTGGVILVLVLVFYPYVYLLARTAFLAQGKGLMEAARVLGQSPWQAFWRVALPMARPAIGAGVALALMETLADFGAVSVFNFDTFTTAIYKTWYGFFSLSTAAQLASLLLLVVMVVMYGERRARGANRASNERPRVKALYHLRGFKALAAMSWCSLVFACAFVIPVLQLVVWFWQRGRFDLDERYAGLIVHTLYLGGMAALITVSVALVLAFARRQAPTRAIRSGISLANLGYALPGSVLAVSIMLAFSYLDRELVIPLSGWLGGAGKPLLLGSLSALLLAYLVRFIAVAYGPLESSLARIRPSLPEAARSLGVSGPRLFFKVYLPLLLPGTLSAALLVFVDVLKEMPATLLMRPFGWDTLAVRIFEMTSEGEWARASLPALTLVLVGLLPVIGLIRRSAHRNA